In one Chryseobacterium camelliae genomic region, the following are encoded:
- a CDS encoding DUF6443 domain-containing protein, which translates to MKNRLSLFSLLFGVVISAQTTSLSTGENYIYTKNCLNEDCSKKTETVQYSDGLGRIKQTINIKATPAQKDIVIPSEYDNFGRQLRSYLPIPQSGTQNGAIYTDPKSNASQSYGTDQYFYSESVVESSPTGRPLSQTKPGTDFQGHPITFGYEMNASGEVKKYTVTTSWQNGATAETMSQDGTFAAGQLMKNSVTDEDGNTTSEFKNGKGQTLMVRKGNTETYYVYNKYDHLAFVIPPLASTAALDQIALNTLCYQYKYDSKSRQVAKKLPGKDWEYFVYDKMSRMVMSQDANMGASKQWLFTKYDQFGRVVYTGIYTGSQYYGNAGRETEQNTMNAVTVQTESRNAGGFNASGLTAYYTNTVFPTSFTKILSINYYDTYPAGSVARPSQVFGKNTIGDDLSQNINTKNLPTASYVKNIEDDNWTKNYIWYDEKARAIGTHSINHLGGSTRTETELDFAGVVLQTKAYHKRLSSDTEKVITRNFEYDAQNRLKKQWHTVDGGLPELLAENSYNELSQLSNKTVGNNLQSIDYTYNIRGALTKVNDPSATGKLFGYELKYYLPAGTETGKRTGNIAEVLWRTASDQVLRKYSYQYDALNRMTSGTFTEPNASVPQNGFYNETATYDLGGNITALQRNGKNALNALALIDNLSYSYTGNRLNSVTDASADYNGYPDVSGNTIAYDDNGNMKDHLDKGILQIDYNFLNLPDYVKFNQSVASRGGARYVNTTYIYDADGNKLRKDYQYKDGTNEYLASATTDYLDGFQYEANSTLANPTPVYILKFVPTSEGYYDFEKNKYIYSYTDHLGNVRLSYTKNGSGTEIIEENNYYPFGLKHQGYNQTLGNPSYQYEYSGKELQQETGWNDFGARMYMSDIGRWGVIDPLAETTTKVTPYNYALNNPVMFIDPDGRKAMYMGPEYDLFGVENIGIINQLNQMSYNRFGSFTSFLGDGMPFNTGASSGGGGGGLTFGQLMNAAGVVMNGSIESYEQGIGVLSIWQQLKIAGWDDPANTDAKYSDLYSLLEKVPSLNELLKITKSRFMEDNNLKQPAETVKDVVYLNMGKIKNILFYAFTLGHEMNHVFDNVFFQDKFSEITHFSKDSIPFNKSFKFFKESTGLGWEMKMGNTKLQGLNGFESAQYYYGPKTGIYEQSTINQLLPFINELNIARKLEYKKQYNLIYK; encoded by the coding sequence ACAGACTTTCACTATTCAGCCTTTTGTTTGGGGTTGTTATTTCTGCGCAGACAACCAGTCTCTCAACAGGTGAAAATTATATTTACACCAAAAACTGTCTGAATGAAGACTGTAGTAAAAAAACCGAAACAGTGCAATATTCTGACGGATTGGGAAGAATAAAGCAGACCATCAACATCAAAGCAACCCCTGCACAGAAAGATATTGTAATTCCTTCCGAATATGATAATTTTGGAAGACAGCTAAGATCCTATCTTCCGATTCCCCAGTCGGGAACCCAAAACGGAGCGATCTATACCGACCCGAAATCCAATGCATCACAAAGCTATGGTACAGATCAGTATTTCTATTCCGAATCTGTAGTCGAAAGCTCGCCAACAGGAAGACCGCTTTCGCAAACCAAACCGGGAACCGATTTCCAGGGGCATCCCATTACTTTTGGCTATGAGATGAACGCTTCAGGAGAAGTGAAAAAATATACCGTAACCACTTCATGGCAGAACGGAGCTACTGCAGAAACCATGAGCCAGGACGGAACTTTTGCAGCAGGACAGTTGATGAAAAATTCCGTAACCGATGAAGACGGGAACACTACTTCCGAATTTAAAAACGGAAAGGGGCAAACCCTTATGGTGAGAAAAGGAAATACAGAGACCTATTATGTGTATAACAAATATGATCACCTGGCTTTTGTGATTCCGCCGCTTGCCTCTACTGCTGCATTAGATCAAATCGCTCTTAATACCCTGTGCTACCAGTATAAATATGACAGCAAAAGCAGGCAGGTAGCCAAAAAATTACCGGGAAAAGACTGGGAGTATTTTGTGTATGATAAAATGAGCAGAATGGTAATGTCGCAGGATGCCAATATGGGAGCTTCCAAACAATGGCTTTTCACCAAATACGATCAGTTCGGACGCGTGGTATATACCGGAATTTATACAGGCTCTCAATACTACGGAAATGCAGGAAGAGAAACCGAACAGAATACGATGAATGCTGTAACGGTACAGACAGAAAGCAGAAATGCAGGAGGCTTTAATGCTTCGGGACTAACCGCTTACTACACCAATACCGTGTTTCCTACCTCATTTACCAAAATTCTGAGCATCAACTATTACGATACCTATCCAGCAGGCAGTGTCGCAAGACCTTCCCAGGTATTCGGAAAAAATACCATCGGGGATGATCTGTCGCAGAATATCAATACCAAAAACCTGCCCACAGCTTCTTATGTAAAGAATATTGAGGACGATAACTGGACGAAAAATTATATCTGGTATGATGAAAAAGCAAGAGCCATCGGTACCCACTCTATTAATCATTTGGGAGGTTCTACCAGAACGGAAACTGAGCTTGATTTTGCCGGAGTGGTGCTACAGACCAAAGCTTATCACAAAAGGCTGTCTTCGGATACCGAAAAGGTAATTACCCGGAATTTTGAATACGATGCCCAAAACCGTCTGAAAAAACAATGGCATACGGTAGATGGCGGCTTACCGGAGCTTTTGGCGGAGAATAGCTATAACGAGCTTTCCCAGCTTTCCAATAAAACCGTAGGAAACAACCTGCAAAGCATCGATTATACTTACAATATCAGAGGAGCTCTTACGAAAGTGAATGACCCTTCCGCTACAGGAAAATTATTCGGATATGAGCTGAAATATTATCTTCCGGCAGGTACCGAGACAGGAAAAAGAACCGGCAATATTGCAGAAGTGCTGTGGAGAACAGCCAGTGATCAGGTACTGAGAAAATACTCCTATCAGTACGATGCCCTTAACAGGATGACTTCGGGAACGTTTACCGAACCCAATGCTTCGGTTCCTCAAAACGGGTTTTATAACGAAACGGCAACCTACGATCTGGGCGGAAACATTACTGCATTACAGAGAAACGGAAAAAATGCCCTGAATGCCTTAGCCCTTATCGACAACCTTTCTTACAGCTATACCGGGAACAGGCTGAACTCCGTAACAGATGCTTCTGCAGATTACAATGGCTATCCCGATGTATCAGGAAACACCATTGCCTATGACGACAACGGAAACATGAAAGATCATCTCGATAAAGGGATATTACAGATTGATTATAATTTCCTGAATCTTCCAGATTATGTAAAGTTTAACCAGTCTGTAGCAAGCCGAGGTGGTGCAAGATATGTTAATACAACCTATATCTATGATGCAGACGGAAATAAGCTTAGAAAAGACTATCAGTATAAGGACGGAACAAATGAGTATTTAGCTTCAGCTACGACAGATTATCTGGATGGATTTCAATATGAAGCTAATTCTACATTAGCAAATCCAACACCTGTCTATATATTGAAATTTGTCCCGACTTCGGAAGGCTATTATGATTTTGAAAAAAACAAGTATATTTACAGCTATACAGATCATTTAGGAAATGTGAGGTTGAGCTATACCAAGAATGGCTCAGGAACAGAGATCATTGAAGAAAATAACTATTATCCTTTTGGGTTAAAACACCAGGGGTATAACCAAACTTTAGGAAACCCTTCATATCAATATGAATATTCTGGTAAAGAATTACAGCAGGAAACCGGCTGGAATGATTTCGGGGCAAGGATGTATATGAGCGACATTGGAAGATGGGGCGTTATCGATCCCTTAGCTGAAACTACGACAAAAGTTACGCCTTACAATTATGCATTGAATAATCCTGTGATGTTTATTGATCCTGACGGAAGAAAGGCGATGTACATGGGACCGGAGTATGATCTTTTCGGGGTGGAAAATATTGGGATTATCAACCAGCTCAACCAAATGAGTTATAATAGATTTGGATCGTTCACATCATTTTTAGGAGATGGTATGCCTTTTAATACAGGAGCTAGTAGTGGCGGCGGTGGTGGTGGATTAACCTTTGGGCAATTAATGAACGCTGCAGGTGTTGTCATGAATGGTAGTATTGAGTCTTATGAGCAAGGGATAGGTGTCTTAAGTATTTGGCAACAACTGAAAATTGCTGGTTGGGATGATCCAGCTAATACTGATGCAAAATATAGCGATTTATATTCTTTACTTGAAAAAGTACCTTCTTTAAACGAGTTATTAAAAATAACTAAATCAAGGTTTATGGAAGATAATAATTTAAAACAACCGGCAGAAACTGTGAAGGATGTCGTTTATCTTAATATGGGTAAAATTAAAAATATATTATTCTATGCATTTACATTAGGACACGAAATGAACCATGTATTTGATAATGTATTTTTTCAAGATAAGTTTAGTGAAATTACACATTTTAGCAAGGATAGTATTCCATTTAATAAATCATTTAAATTCTTTAAAGAGTCTACGGGATTAGGTTGGGAAATGAAAATGGGAAATACGAAATTGCAAGGACTTAATGGCTTTGAAAGTGCTCAGTATTATTATGGTCCTAAAACAGGAATTTATGAACAAAGTACTATTAATCAATTATTACCTTTTATAAATGAACTAAATATAGCTAGAAAATTAGAATATAAAAAGCAATACAATTTAATCTATAAATAA